In a single window of the Perca flavescens isolate YP-PL-M2 chromosome 18, PFLA_1.0, whole genome shotgun sequence genome:
- the cad gene encoding multifunctional protein CAD, with product MTKMATLILEDGTTFKGLLFGANVSVSGEVVFQTGMVGYPEALTDPSYRCQLLTLTYPLVGNYGVPQDEEGEFGLSKWFESSKIHAAALIIGELSESPSHWSSARSLDQWLKEQGVPGIQGIDTRRLTKKIREKGTMLGKLVVDGTPQDSIPFDNPDKRNLVQEVSMKEPKVFNPSGSLRITVVDCGIKYNQIRCLAQRGACVTVVPWDHPLDSTDFDGLFISNGPGDPQLCQTTINNMRKVVCVDRPKPVFGICLGHQLLSLLIGSKTYKMKYGNRGHNQPCIHKGTDRCFITSQNHGFAVDPDTLPKDWDVLFTNANDHTNEGIVHNTKPLFSVQFHPEHMAGPTDLVGLFDVFLETVKDHKEGNATKSVKQRLTDHLTYAGSPKPEEEVFRPRKVLILGSGGLSIGQAGEFDYSGSQAIKALKEENIQTVLINPNIATVQTSKGLADKVYFLPITAEYVTQVIKNERPDGVLLTFGGQTALNCGVELTKLGVLEKYKVRVLGTPVASIEMTEDRKIFVEKMEEINEHVAPSEAALSVEQAVAAAERLGYPVLVRSAFALGGLGSGFANNREELTSLVTSAFAHTSQVLVDKSLKGWKEIEYEVVRDAYDNCVTVCNMENIDPLGIHTGESIVVAPSQTLNDHEYNMLRNTAIKVIRHLGIVGECNIQYALNPESEQYYIIEVNARLSRSSALASKATGYPLAYVAAKLGLGIPLPLLKNSVTNSTTANFEPSLDYCVVKVPRWDLSKFLRVSTTIGSSMKSVGEVMAIGRSFEEAFQKALRMVDENCVGFDHTIKPVSDEELQTPTDKRIFVLASAFRGGYTVDQLYELTKIDRWFLHKMKNITDHERLLETYNQDEGVMPPEVMRKAKQLGFSDKQIAQAVQSTELVVRKLRHDWSILPVVKQIDTVAAEWPAHTNYLYLTYHGTEDDLGFDDQHVMVIGSGVYRIGSSVEFDWCAVGCITELRKMGYKTIMVNYNPETVSTDYDMCDRLYFDEISFEVVMDIYERENPEGVILSMGGQLPNNIAMSLHRQQCRILGTSPEFIDCAENRFKFSRMLDTIGISQPQWKELSDTESAWKFCETVGYPCLVRPSYVLSGAAMNVAYSDSDLEKYLTNAVAVSKEHPVVISKFIQEAKEIDVDAVACDGVVMAIAVSEHVENAGVHSGDATLVTPPQDINQKTMERIKIIVHAIGLELQVTGPFNLQLIAKDDQLKVIECNVRVSRSFPFVSKTLGVDLVALATQAIVGEDVQPVGLMRGKGIVGVKVPQFSFSRLAGADVVLGVEMTSTGEVACFGENRYEAYLKAMLSTGFKIPKKNILLSIGSYKNKSELLPTVQALESMGYDLYASLGTADFYTEHGVKVKAVDWPFEEEDSDCPTKEKQRSIMDYLEENHFDLVINLSMRNSGGRRLSSFVTKGYRTRRMAIDYSVPLIIDIKCTKLFVQALHQIGRTPPVKTHIDCMTSQTLVRLPGLIDVHVHLREPGATHKEDFSSGTAAALAGGVTMVCAMPNTSPAITDASTLALVQKLAKAGCRCDYALYLGAASDNAAVLPSIASQAAGLKMYLNDTYSTLKMDNVSLWMEHFEKWPKQMPIVAHAEKQTVAAILMVAQLYQRPVHICHIAKKEEILIIRAAKQKGIQVTCEVAPHHLFLCEENMSEIGVGRAQVRPMLGTKEDMEALWENLDIIDCFATDHAPHSVEEKNGDHPPPGYPGLETMLPLLLTAVSDGRLTMDDIIRRLYDNPRRIFNLPVQDNTYVEVDLEQEWVIPQAMQFTKSKWTPFQGLKVKGKVRRVVLRGEVAYIDGQVLVPPGYGEDVKTWPTASIHPPEPVKESPRTPEHPRPTPPREGPVRTRAPSPRRLTSESRYLLPPRTHRSSDPGLTPEMVMLPAAGAGDGYSHPPPLSRLLSPQSAAGPLPAGQVSHFQTSPLLHPLVGQHILSVRQFSKEQISHLFNVAHTLRLMVQKERSLDILKGKVMASMFYEVSTRTSSSFAAAMQRLGGSVVHFSESTSSVQKGESLADSVQTMSCYADVLVLRHPTPGAVETASRHCRKPVINAGDGVGEHPTQALLDVFTIREELGTVNGMTITMVGDLKHGRTVHSLAKLLTQYRITLRYVAPKNLHMPTEIISYVASKGIRQEEFDSIEEALPETDVLYMTRIQKERFASEEEYKACFGQFVLTPHIMTVAKRKMVVMHPLPRVNEISAEVDTDPRAAYFRQAENGMYIRMALLATVLSR from the exons ATGACGAAGATGGCGACATTGATTCTAGAAGACGGGACGACGTTCAAAGGCCTCCTTTTTGGTGCAAATGTGTCAGTGTCGGGAGAAGTTG TGTTTCAGACAGGCATGGTGGGCTACCCCGAGGCTCTTACTGACCCATCCTACCGCTGCCAGCTGCTGACCCTCACTTACCCTCTGGTGGGCAACTATGGTGTACCACAGGACGAAGAGGGAGAGTTTGGACTGAGCAAG TGGTTTGAGTCGTCAAAGATCCACGCTGCGGCCCTGATTATCGGAGAGCTGTCGGAGAGTCCCAGCCACTGGAGTTCAGCCAGGTCGCTGGACCAGTGGCTCAAGGAGCAAGGCGTTCCTGGAATACAAG GCATTGACACCCGCCGTCTTACCAAAAAGATAAGAGAGAAGGGCACCATGTTGGGGAAGCTGGTGGTGGACGGCACTCCTCAGGACAGTATTCCATTTGATAACCCGGACAAGAGAAACCTGGTCCAGGAGGTCTCCATGAAG GAGCCCAAAGTATTCAACCCGAGTGGTAGTTTGCGAATTACAGTGGTGGACTGCGGCATCAAATACAACCAGATCCGTTGCCTGGCTCAGAGGGGCGCCTGTGTAACTGTCGTACCCTGGGACCACCCACTGGACAGCACAG ATTTTGATGGTTTGTTCATCAGTAACGGCCCCGGGGACCCCCAGCTCTGTCAGACCACCATCAACAACATGAGGAAGGTGGTGTGCGTGGATCGTCCCAAGCCGGTTTTCGGTATTTGCCTCGGACACCAGCTGCTCTCTTTACTCATTGGATCGAAGACCTACAAGATGAA ATACGGTAACCGTGGCCACAACCAGCCGTGCATCCACAAGGGAACCGATCGCTGCTTCATCACCAGTCAAAACCACGGCTTTGCTGTCGACCCCGACACCTTGCCGAAAGACTGGGATGTCCTCTTCACCAACGCCAATGATCACACTAACGAGGGCATCGTGCACAACACAAAACCCCTGTTCAG CGTTCAGTTCCACCCAGAGCACATGGCCGGCCCCACAGACCTGGTCGGCCTGTTTGATGTCTTCCTTGAGACCGTGAAAGACCACAAGGAGGGCAATGCTACCAAATCTG TGAAGCAGCGCCTCACGGACCATCTCACCTACGCGGGTTCCCCGAAGCCTGAAGAAGAGGTATTCCGACCCAGGAAGGTCCTCATCCTGGGATCTGGAGGACTGTCCATTGGCCAGGCCGGGGAATTTGACTACTCCGGCTCCCAG GCTATTAAGGCTCTCAAGGAAGAGAATATCCAGACCGTGCTGATCAACCCCAACATTGCCACTGTCCAGACCTCGAAGGGCCTGGCTGACAAAGTCTACTTCCTGCCGATCACAGCGGAGTATGTCACTCAG GTTATAAAGAATGAACGTCCAGATGGCGTGCTGCTGACCTTCGGCGGTCAGACGGCTTTGAATTGCGGCGTGGAGCTGACCAAGCTGGGCGTCCTGGAGAAGTATAAAGTCAGGGTTCTGGGAACACCGGTGGCCTCCATCGAGATGACCGAAGACAGGAAGATCTTTGTGGAGAAGATGGAAGAGATCAATGAACACGTGGCTCCCAGTGAAGCAGCGTTGTCTGTGGAGCAG GCAGTGGCAGCTGCAGAACGCCTAGGCTACCCTGTTCTGGTTCGTTCCGCTTTCGCTCTTGGTGGTCTGGGCTCGGGCTTCGCCAACAATAGAGAGGAGCTCACCTCTCTGGTGACATCAGCCTTCGCCCACACCTCCCAGGTGCTGGTGGACAAATCCCTGAAAGGCTGGAAGGAGATCGAGTACGAGGTGGTCCGTGATGCCTACGACAACTGTGTCACT GTGTGTAATATGGAGAATATTGATCCTCTGGGCATCCATACTGGAGAATCCATTGTGGTGGCGCCCAGTCAGACGCTCAACGACCATGAATACAACATGCTGAGGAACACAGCCATAAAAGTCATCAGACACCTCGGCATTGTAGGAGAGTGCAACATCCAGTACGCTCTTAACCCAGAGTCCGAACAG TACTACATCATCGAGGTGAATGCCCGTCTGTCGCGGAGCTCGGCTCTGGCCAGTAAGGCGACAGGTTATCCTCTGGCTTATGTAGCGGCTAAACTTGGCCTGGGGATCCCGCTGCCACTACTCAA GAACTCCGTTACCAACTCCACAACGGCGAACTTTGAGCCTAGTTTGGACTACTGTGTGGTGAAGGTGCCTCGCTGGGATCTCAGCAAGTTCCTCAGAGTTTCCACCACGATTGGCAGCTCCATGAAGAGTGTTG GTGAGGTGATGGCTATTGGCCGCAGCTTTGAGGAGGCCTTCCAGAAAGCTCTGAGGATGGTGGATGAGAACTGTGTTGGCTTTGACCACACCATCAAGCCTGTCTCTGACGAG GAGTTGCAGACTCCTACGGATAAGCGTATCTTTGTTTTGGCGTCGGCGTTCAGAGGTGGCTACACGGTGGACCAGCTGTACGAGCTCACCAAGATCGACCGCTGGTTCCTGCACAAGATGAAAAACATCACCGACCACGAGCGGCTGCTGGAGACGTACAACCAG GATGAGGGTGTCATGCCTCCAGAGGTGATGCGAAAGGCCAAGCAGCTGGGCTTTTCAGACAAGCAGATAGCACAAGCTGTCCAGAG CACAGAGCTTGTAGTAAGAAAGCTGCGTCACGATTGGTCCATCCTACCTGTAGTGAAGCAGATCGATACGGTGGCGGCTGAATGGCCCGCCCACACAAACTACCTGTACTTGACCTACCACGGCACAGAGGACGACCTGGGCTTCGATGATCAGCACGTCATGGTGATCGGCTCCGGTGTGTACCGCATCGGCAGCAGCGTGGAGTTTGATTGGTGTGCAGTCGGGTGCATCACCGAGCTCAGGAAG ATGGGTTATAAGACCATAATGGTGAACTACAACCCAGAGACAGTCAGTACAGACTACGACATGTGTGACCGCCTCTACTTTGATGAGATCTCCTTTGAG GTCGTGATGGATATCTATGAGAGGGAAAACCCAGAGGGAGTGATTCTCTCTATGGGAGGCCAGCTGCCCAACAACATCGCCATGTCGCTGCACCGCCAGCAGTGCCGCATCCTGGGGACTTCACCGGAGTTCATCGACTGTGCCGAGAACAGGTTCAAGTTCTCCCGAATGCTGGACACGATCGGAATCAGCCAGCCACAGTGGAAGGAGCTCTCGGACACTGAG tctGCTTGGAAGTTCTGTGAGACTGTGGGTTATCCCTGCCTGGTTCGTCCCTCCTACGTTCTCAGCGGAGCGGCCATGAACGTCGCCTACAGTGACAGCGACCTCGAGAAATACCTGACTAACGCTGTAGCTGTGTCCAAGGAACACCCTGTTGTCATCTCCAAATTCATACAGGAGGCCAAG GAGATAGACGTGGACGCTGTAGCCTGCGACGGGGTAGTGATGGCCATTGCAGTGTCGGAACACGTAGAGAACGCTGGCGTTCACTCTGGTGACGCCACACTGGTGACACCACCTCAGGATATCAATCAGAAGACAATGGAGAGGATCAAGATCATCGTCCACGCCATCGGCCTTGAGCTGCAGGTCACTGGACCTTTCAACCTGCAGCTGATTGCCAAG GATGATCAACTGAAGGTGATCGAGTGCAACGTGCGAGTGTCTCGCTCCTTCCCCTTCGTATCCAAGACACTGGGCGTGGACCTTGTTGCCCTGGCAACTCAGGCCATTGTGGGGGAGGACGTGCAGCCTGTGGGGCTAATGAGAGGAAAGGGGATTGTAGGAGTCAAG GTTCCCCAGTTTTCGTTCTCTCGGCTGGCCGGAGCTGATGTGGTGCTCGGGGTGGAGATGACCAGCACAGGCGAGGTGGCCTGTTTTGGCGAGAACAGATACGAGGCTTACCTCAAAGCCATGCTCTCCACGGGCTTCAAGATTCCCAAGAAGAACATCCTGCTCTCCATCGGCAGCTATAAG AACAAGAGTGAGCTGCTACCCACCGTGCAGGCTCTTGAGTCTATGGGTTACGACCTGTACGCCAGTCTGGGTACTGCAGATTTCTACACAGAACATGGAGTCAAG GTGAAAGCAGTGGACTGGCCATTTGAGGAGGAGGACAGCGATTGTCCCACTAAAGAGAAGCAGCGCAGCATCATGGACTATTTGGAGGAAAACCACTTTGACCTGGTCATCAACCTCTCCATGAGGAACAGTGGCGGTCGCAGGCTCTCCTCTTTTGTCACCAAAGGCTACAGGACGAGACGCATGGCCATCGACTACTCTGTCCCGCTCATCATCGATATCAAGTGCACGAAGCTCTTTGTGCAG GCTCTTCATCAGATTGGTCGGACTCCACCAGTTAAAACTCACATCGACTGCATGACCTCTCAGACGCTGGTCCGTCTGCCTG GTCTGATCGATGTGCATGTTCACCTGCGGGAGCCTGGTGCCACCCATAAGGAGGACTTCTCCTCTGGTACAGCAGCTGCTCTGGCAGGAGGAGTGACCATGGTGTGTGCAATGCCCAATACCTCCCCTGCCATTACTGACGCCAGCACTCTGGCCCTGGTACAAAAG CTGGCCAAAGCGGGCTGCCGGTGTGACTATGCCCTGTATTTGGGCGCTGCTTCAGACAACGCTGCCGTCCTACCGTCCATCGCTAGCCAGGCTGCCGGCCTGAAGATGTACCTGAACGACACATACTCCACCCTCAAGATGGACAACGTCTCTCTCTGGATGGAG CACTTTGAGAAGTGGCCAAAGCAGATGCCCATCGTGGCTCACGCCGAGAAGCAGACGGTGGCTGCAATCCTCATGGTGGCCCAGCTCTACCAGCGACCAGTTCACATCTGCCACATAGCCAAGAAGGAGGAG aTCCTAATCATCCGAGCGGCAAAGCAGAAGGGCATCCAGGTCACCTGTGAGGTGGCACCTCATCACCTCTTCCTTTGTGAGGAAAACATGTCAGAGATCGGCGTGGGACGAGCGCAGGTCCGACCCATGCTGGGAAcaaaggaggacatggaggctCTGTGGGAAAACCTGGACATCATTGACTGCTTTGCTACAGATCACG CCCCCCACTCTGTAGAGGAGAAGAACGGGGATCACCCCCCTCCGGGCTACCCCGGCCTGGAAACGatgctgccgctgctgctgaCCGCCGTCAGCGATGGACGTCTCACCATGGATGATATCATCAGGCGTCTTTACGACAACCCACGCAGGATCTTCAACCTGCCTGTCCAGGACAACACCTACGTGGag GTGGACTTGGAGCAGGAGTGGGTTATTCCTCAGGCCATGCAGTTCACAAAGTCCAAGTGGACACCTTTTCAGGGTCTGAAGGTGAAGGGTAAAGTCCGCCGCGTGGTTCTACGAGGAGAGGTGGCCTACATCGACGGCCAG GTGTTGGTACCTCCAGGTTATGGTGAGGATGTGAAGACCTGGCCCACTGCTTCAATTCATCCCCCTGAACCTGTTAAAGAAAGCCCAAGG ACTCCAGAGCACCCACGTCCTACTCCTCCCCGGGAAGGCCCGGTCCGAACCCGAGCACCCAGCCCTCGGCGACTAACCTCAGAGAGCCGCTACCTGCTGCCTCCTCGCACCCACCGCTCTTCAGATCCTGGACTGACACCGG AGATGGTTATGCTTCCAGCAGCTGGAGCCGGGGACGGTTACAGccaccctcctcctctgtcCCGGCTGCTGTCCCCTCAGTCAGCAGCGGGACCGCTACCTGCTGGACAGGTGTCCCACTTCCAGACCTCTCCTCTGCTGCACCCGCTGGTGGGCCAGCACATCCTGTCTGTCAGGCAGTTTAGCAAAGAGcag aTCTCGcacctttttaatgttgcccACACTTTGCGTTTGATGGTTCAGAAGGAACGAAGCCTGGATATCCTGAAG GGTAAGGTGATGGCGTCCATGTTCTACGAGGTCAGCACTCGCACCAGCAGCTCCTTCGCGGCGGCAATGCAGCGCCTGGGCGGCTCGGTCGTCCACTTCAGCGAATCCACCTCGTCGGTGCAAAAAGGAGAATCCCTGGCCGACTCGGTCCAGACCATGAGCTGCTACGCCGACGTTCTGGTGCTCCGACACCCAACGCCTGGAGCTGTGGAG ACTGCATCGCGTCATTGCCGTAAGCCTGTGATCAATGCTGGAGACGGTGTCGGGGAGCACCCAACCCAGGCGCTGCTGGACGTCTTCACCATCAGAGAGGAGCTGGGGACGGTCAACGGCATGACG ATAACTATGGTTGGGGATCTGAAACACGGCCGCACGGTTCATTCCCTCGCCAAACTGCTGACCCAGTACCGCATCACCCTGCGCTACGTGGCTCCCAAGAACCTCCACATGCCAACAGAGATCATCAGCTACGTGGCCTCAAAGGGCATCAGACAG GAGGAGTTTGATAGTATCGAGGAAGCTCTGCCTGAGACGGACGTCCTCTACATGACGCGGATCCAGAAGGAGAGGTTTGCATCTGAGGAGGAGTACAAGGCT tgtttTGGCCAGTTCGTCCTCACCCCTCACATCATGACTGTAGCCAAAAGGAAGATGGTGGTGATGCATCCGCTGCCCAGAGTCAATGAAATCAG TGCCGAGGTGGACACAGACCCAAGGGCAGCATATTTCCGTCAAGCGGAGAACGGCATGTACATCCGAATGGCCCTCCTGGCCACCGTACTCAGCAGATAG